A region of Rhizobium indicum DNA encodes the following proteins:
- a CDS encoding phosphatase PAP2 family protein, whose product MTEVQRRGFLTRLTAYEPLTLITLASIAGGLFVLQRLTSEVLEGETFRFDEVILLALRRADDLAVPIGPDWLTHAVDDITALGGVTVLSLLTVLITAHLLLDRRWPIAIFVFSSVLTGWLASATLKILVARPRPDIVPHLVEVSDLSFPSGHAMVSAVTYLTLGALVARTQRYPSTRIFVMGASVFLAVVVGLSRIYLGVHYPTDVFAGWCAGALWALGCWLISKRFIPSRAPDEAVEAGNGDSR is encoded by the coding sequence ATGACTGAGGTTCAACGACGAGGTTTTCTGACAAGGCTTACCGCCTATGAACCGCTGACGCTGATTACGCTCGCATCGATCGCCGGCGGGCTGTTCGTGCTCCAGCGGCTGACCAGCGAAGTCCTGGAAGGCGAGACCTTTCGCTTCGACGAGGTGATCCTGCTGGCGTTGAGACGCGCGGATGATCTTGCCGTGCCGATCGGCCCCGACTGGCTGACGCATGCCGTCGACGATATCACCGCCCTCGGCGGCGTCACCGTTCTCTCGCTGCTGACGGTTCTCATCACCGCCCATCTTCTGCTCGACCGGCGCTGGCCGATCGCGATCTTCGTCTTTTCCTCGGTGCTGACCGGCTGGCTGGCGAGCGCGACGCTGAAGATTCTCGTCGCCCGGCCGCGTCCCGACATCGTGCCGCATCTGGTCGAAGTGAGCGATCTCAGCTTTCCAAGCGGACATGCGATGGTCTCGGCGGTGACCTACCTGACGCTAGGGGCGCTCGTGGCGCGAACGCAGCGTTATCCCTCGACGCGGATCTTCGTCATGGGTGCCAGCGTCTTCCTTGCCGTCGTCGTCGGTTTGAGCCGGATCTATCTCGGCGTTCATTACCCCACGGACGTCTTCGCCGGATGGTGCGCCGGCGCGCTCTGGGCGCTCGGCTGCTGGCTGATCTCGAAGCGGTTCATTCCGAGCCGCGCGCCAGATGAGGCCGTCGAGGCGGGAAACGGCGACAGCAGATAG
- a CDS encoding mechanosensitive ion channel family protein yields the protein MLDNPTWSGVLADPVVQAGTLAVVGAIITRIALRPFPSWKLAGQVFFFAALTVLLLYHDIVPYEVGPTTASTFERVFIALAKVVWWINAAWALIAFVRVFLIFERQPREGRLVQDLVIGLIYLGAILSVVAYVFSFPVGTLIATSGVFAIILGLAMQSTLSDVFSGIALNLGRPYTIGDWIVLNDGVEGRVVETNWRSTHLLNGSNDLVVLPNSFLAKVGLTNLSSPDRSHGASLTVRVVPTIGPSAIIEVMRAVLLSSGSILTEPKPGVQIKSLTSDAVELELSFRVRDIGQTGPAKNEIFDLIYRHIKAAGLTLARPLDAAGPPPEQLQPEGMAKPHRPTPLRLLDAVPLFSSLTEDEKETLASSMTRRTYKKDSVLIDQGDTVASLMIVRTGALVATRQEGHKEIELGRLAPGDYFGESGLLIGVGEAASLRALTFVVVYEIAQTSLTPLLHDRPGIAEELAATLLHRIETGQHSFAAEGATLHGRSVSSLVTRIRHLFQVPQ from the coding sequence ATGCTTGATAATCCCACATGGTCCGGAGTGCTTGCCGATCCTGTCGTCCAGGCCGGGACGTTGGCCGTGGTCGGTGCGATCATCACGCGCATAGCGCTTCGGCCCTTCCCGAGCTGGAAGCTCGCCGGCCAGGTGTTTTTCTTCGCGGCGCTCACCGTCCTGCTGCTTTATCACGACATCGTGCCCTACGAAGTCGGGCCGACGACGGCTTCGACCTTCGAACGCGTCTTCATCGCCCTTGCCAAGGTGGTCTGGTGGATCAATGCCGCCTGGGCGCTGATCGCCTTCGTCCGCGTCTTCCTGATCTTCGAGCGCCAACCGCGCGAAGGTCGTCTCGTTCAGGATCTGGTCATCGGCCTGATCTATCTCGGCGCGATCCTCTCGGTGGTCGCCTATGTCTTCAGCTTTCCCGTCGGCACGCTGATCGCCACATCAGGCGTCTTTGCCATCATCCTCGGCCTTGCTATGCAGAGCACTCTGAGCGACGTCTTTTCCGGCATCGCGCTCAACCTCGGCCGTCCCTATACGATCGGCGACTGGATCGTGCTGAATGACGGCGTCGAAGGCCGTGTCGTCGAAACCAATTGGCGCTCCACCCATCTGCTGAACGGCTCGAACGACCTCGTCGTCCTGCCCAACAGCTTTCTGGCCAAGGTCGGGCTGACCAATCTCAGCAGCCCCGACCGCAGTCACGGCGCCTCACTAACGGTCCGGGTCGTGCCGACGATCGGGCCGTCGGCGATCATCGAGGTCATGCGCGCCGTGCTTTTGAGCAGCGGCTCGATCCTGACTGAGCCGAAACCCGGCGTGCAGATCAAATCGCTGACATCAGATGCAGTGGAGCTGGAGCTCTCCTTCCGCGTCAGGGATATCGGCCAGACGGGGCCGGCGAAGAACGAGATTTTCGATCTCATCTACCGCCATATCAAGGCCGCCGGCCTCACCTTGGCACGGCCGCTCGACGCCGCCGGCCCACCGCCCGAGCAGTTGCAGCCGGAGGGGATGGCAAAGCCGCACCGGCCGACGCCGCTCAGGCTGCTCGACGCCGTCCCGCTGTTTTCCTCGCTGACCGAGGACGAAAAGGAAACGCTCGCATCCTCGATGACGCGGCGGACCTACAAGAAGGATTCCGTTCTCATCGACCAGGGCGATACGGTTGCGTCGCTGATGATCGTGCGCACCGGCGCCCTGGTCGCCACGCGTCAGGAAGGCCATAAGGAAATCGAACTCGGCCGGCTGGCGCCGGGCGATTATTTCGGCGAAAGCGGGCTGCTGATCGGCGTCGGCGAGGCCGCCAGCCTGCGGGCCCTGACCTTCGTCGTCGTCTACGAGATCGCCCAGACAAGCCTGACGCCGCTGCTGCACGACCGGCCCGGCATCGCCGAAGAGCTTGCCGCCACCCTCTTACACCGTATCGAGACCGGCCAGCATTCCTTCGCGGCCGAAGGCGCCACGTTGCACGGCCGCTCGGTGAGCTCGCTGGTGACGCGTATCCGCCACCTGTTCCAGGTGCCGCAATAG
- a CDS encoding GcvT family protein, giving the protein MAAFPEKAKVVIIGLGGIVGASIAHHLVERGWDDIVGIDKSGIPTDIGSTAHASDFCYTTSHDYLSVWTTQYSIDFYEKMGHYARIGGLEVARTGDDTWMEEIKRKLSSARAFGTRAHYVSPSEIKEKFPLIEEDQVMGGLYDPDAGLVIPRSQTVAGKLVDAAEKAGKLKVFGNTPAKSLIVEGGRIKGVVTHRGTVMADHVIVCAGLWGRLIAEMVGEDLPVMPVDHPLTFFGPYNEFEGTGKEIGFPLLRDQGNSAYMRDTGDPATTEGGQIEWGYYEATNPRMCHPRDILEKHEARLSPSQRDLEMEQIIEPLERAMELTPILGELGYNEGHSFNGLLQVSAGGGASCGESQKVRGLWYCVAIWVKDGPGYGKLIADWMTDGRTEIDHNSIDYARFYPHQLTEEFIEGRCYEAAQKIYFPAVHTREPYASGRNAKRSPFYEREKELGGYFMELGGWERAHGYAANEHLLEKYADRVPVRENEWDSRHFWRVSNAEHLAMSEDCGIVNLSHFHMVDIEGPDHVELMEWLCAAKVGGDANIGKGVYTHFLDDEGMVRADFTVFRMADRCRLVNGADAGPRDLHYMKRVAEDRGLDVIITDVSEKFVTIGIWGPNARDTLKKAVADPAGLDQENFAFAAIKPIEIAGKPITAFRISYVGEQGWELHMKYEDGLAVWDALRSTGVMAFGVETYANSRRMEKSLRLQNADLLTQYNLIEADLARPKVKEADFRGKAKHLEYKAREHQPAMLCTLVMTENTDKSGVKRYPVGSMPVVDPATGEVLVDELGRRSYTTSVAYGPTVGKNIALAYLPWSHCQVGRRLNVEYFAETYPVEVVGVGYKPIYDPENLKPRT; this is encoded by the coding sequence GTGGCAGCATTTCCGGAAAAGGCAAAGGTCGTCATCATCGGGCTCGGCGGTATCGTCGGCGCCTCCATCGCGCATCATCTCGTCGAGCGGGGATGGGACGATATCGTCGGCATCGATAAGTCGGGCATCCCGACAGATATCGGCTCGACAGCCCATGCCTCGGACTTCTGTTACACCACGAGCCACGACTATCTGTCGGTCTGGACCACGCAATATTCGATCGATTTCTACGAGAAGATGGGCCATTACGCCCGCATTGGCGGCCTCGAAGTGGCGCGCACCGGCGACGATACCTGGATGGAGGAAATCAAGCGCAAGCTTTCCTCGGCACGCGCTTTCGGCACCCGCGCTCATTATGTCAGCCCTTCCGAGATCAAGGAGAAGTTCCCGCTGATCGAGGAAGATCAGGTGATGGGCGGCCTTTACGATCCGGATGCCGGCCTCGTCATTCCGCGCTCGCAGACCGTTGCCGGCAAGCTGGTCGATGCCGCCGAAAAGGCCGGCAAGCTTAAGGTGTTCGGCAATACGCCGGCGAAGTCGCTGATCGTCGAAGGCGGCCGCATCAAGGGCGTCGTCACCCATCGCGGCACTGTTATGGCCGACCACGTCATCGTCTGTGCCGGCCTCTGGGGGCGCCTGATCGCGGAGATGGTCGGCGAAGACCTGCCGGTCATGCCGGTCGATCACCCGCTCACCTTCTTCGGCCCGTACAATGAATTCGAAGGCACCGGCAAGGAAATCGGCTTCCCGCTGCTGCGCGACCAGGGCAACTCCGCCTATATGCGCGATACCGGCGACCCGGCAACGACGGAGGGCGGCCAGATCGAGTGGGGCTATTACGAAGCCACCAATCCGCGCATGTGCCATCCGCGCGATATTCTCGAAAAACACGAAGCGCGCCTTTCGCCCTCGCAGCGTGACCTCGAGATGGAACAGATCATCGAGCCGCTCGAGCGCGCCATGGAACTGACGCCGATCCTCGGCGAACTCGGCTATAACGAGGGTCACTCCTTCAACGGCCTGCTGCAGGTTTCGGCCGGCGGCGGCGCATCCTGCGGCGAGAGCCAGAAGGTGCGCGGTCTCTGGTATTGCGTTGCCATCTGGGTCAAGGACGGCCCGGGCTATGGCAAGCTGATCGCCGACTGGATGACCGATGGCCGCACTGAAATCGATCACAACAGCATCGACTACGCTCGCTTCTATCCGCATCAACTGACGGAAGAGTTCATCGAGGGCCGCTGCTACGAAGCCGCCCAGAAGATCTATTTCCCGGCTGTTCACACCCGCGAACCCTATGCATCCGGCCGCAACGCCAAGCGCTCGCCCTTCTACGAGCGCGAAAAGGAGCTTGGCGGCTACTTCATGGAACTTGGCGGCTGGGAGCGTGCGCATGGCTACGCCGCCAACGAGCACCTTCTGGAGAAATACGCCGACCGCGTCCCGGTCCGCGAGAATGAATGGGACAGCCGCCATTTCTGGCGCGTTTCGAATGCCGAGCATCTGGCGATGAGCGAGGATTGCGGCATCGTCAACCTCAGCCACTTCCACATGGTCGATATCGAGGGACCTGACCATGTCGAACTGATGGAATGGCTGTGCGCCGCCAAGGTCGGTGGCGATGCGAACATCGGCAAGGGCGTTTACACCCACTTCCTCGACGACGAAGGCATGGTGCGCGCTGACTTCACCGTCTTCCGCATGGCCGACCGGTGCCGTCTCGTCAACGGCGCCGATGCCGGCCCGCGCGACCTGCACTATATGAAGCGCGTCGCCGAAGACCGCGGCCTTGACGTGATCATCACCGACGTCTCGGAAAAATTCGTGACGATCGGCATCTGGGGGCCGAACGCGCGCGACACGCTGAAGAAGGCCGTGGCCGATCCGGCCGGGCTCGATCAGGAAAACTTCGCCTTTGCGGCGATCAAGCCGATCGAAATCGCCGGTAAGCCAATCACCGCCTTCCGCATCTCCTATGTCGGCGAGCAGGGCTGGGAACTGCACATGAAGTACGAAGACGGCCTCGCCGTCTGGGATGCGCTGCGCTCGACCGGTGTGATGGCCTTCGGCGTCGAAACCTATGCAAACTCGCGCCGCATGGAAAAGAGCCTGCGCCTGCAGAACGCCGACCTCTTGACCCAGTACAACCTGATCGAAGCCGATCTCGCCCGTCCGAAGGTCAAGGAAGCCGATTTCCGCGGCAAGGCAAAACATCTGGAATACAAGGCGCGCGAGCACCAGCCGGCCATGCTCTGCACCCTTGTTATGACCGAGAATACCGACAAGTCAGGCGTGAAGCGTTATCCCGTCGGCAGCATGCCGGTTGTCGATCCCGCCACGGGAGAGGTTCTGGTCGACGAGCTTGGCCGTCGGTCGTACACGACCTCGGTCGCCTACGGCCCGACGGTCGGAAAGAACATTGCTTTGGCCTATCTACCCTGGTCGCATTGCCAGGTCGGACGCAGGCTGAATGTCGAGTATTTTGCCGAGACTTATCCGGTGGAGGTTGTCGGCGTCGGGTACAAGCCGATCTATGACCCAGAAAATCTGAAGCCGCGCACCTAA
- a CDS encoding helix-turn-helix domain-containing protein — MCLSSAQCRAARALLAWSQDDLSSASKVAKATIANFEAGKRSPYERTLQDMKHALEGGGVIFIPENGGGAGVRLAKRADASIDTNETETVQYEEYLKNDAPPGAGG; from the coding sequence TTGTGTCTATCTTCCGCTCAATGCCGCGCTGCTCGTGCCCTTTTGGCATGGTCTCAGGACGATCTGTCATCGGCATCGAAAGTCGCCAAAGCGACGATCGCTAATTTCGAGGCCGGCAAGCGCTCTCCCTACGAACGGACCCTGCAGGATATGAAGCACGCCCTGGAAGGCGGCGGCGTCATTTTCATCCCCGAAAATGGCGGGGGTGCGGGTGTTCGCCTTGCGAAACGCGCCGATGCGTCGATCGACACGAATGAAACCGAGACGGTTCAATATGAAGAATATCTCAAAAACGACGCACCGCCCGGTGCAGGTGGCTGA
- a CDS encoding class I SAM-dependent methyltransferase, whose translation MREPDMQKLDALVGRLVGDVGAAMSGALVVLGDQVGIYKAMADGTPMSVQDLAAKTGIKERYLREWLSAQAAADYVAYDEKTDRFSLTPEQAMVFAEENSPAFFVGAFEVVQSMWMDESKVADAFRTGKGLGWHEHSTCLFRGTERFFRPGYNSHLVAEWIPALAGVEAKLKAGASVADVGCGHGASTILMAQAYPASRFTGFDYHGPSIERAKAAAKDAGVSDRVTFQQGSAAEFPGRGYDMVAMFDCLHDMGDPVGAGRHVKETLGPNGTWLIVEPFAHDHLKDNLNPVGRVYYGASTMICTPASLSQEVGLGLGAQAGEMKLRKVALDAGFTHFRRATETPFNMVFEVRA comes from the coding sequence ATGCGTGAGCCAGATATGCAAAAACTCGATGCGCTTGTCGGTCGTCTTGTTGGCGACGTCGGCGCCGCCATGTCAGGGGCCTTGGTCGTGCTTGGCGACCAGGTCGGAATCTATAAGGCGATGGCCGACGGAACGCCGATGAGCGTCCAGGACCTTGCCGCGAAAACGGGGATAAAGGAGCGTTATCTCAGGGAATGGCTGAGCGCCCAGGCGGCTGCCGATTATGTCGCTTACGATGAAAAGACCGATCGTTTCAGCCTGACGCCGGAACAGGCGATGGTGTTTGCCGAGGAAAACAGCCCGGCCTTTTTCGTCGGCGCCTTCGAGGTCGTGCAATCCATGTGGATGGACGAGTCTAAGGTCGCCGATGCTTTCCGTACCGGCAAGGGTCTCGGCTGGCATGAGCACAGCACCTGCCTTTTCCGAGGCACCGAACGGTTCTTTCGCCCGGGCTACAACAGCCATCTCGTGGCCGAATGGATTCCGGCTCTTGCCGGGGTCGAGGCAAAGCTCAAGGCCGGCGCCAGTGTCGCCGATGTCGGCTGCGGTCATGGGGCATCGACCATCCTGATGGCGCAGGCCTATCCCGCCTCCCGCTTCACCGGCTTCGACTATCACGGCCCGTCGATCGAAAGAGCAAAGGCCGCCGCGAAGGATGCGGGTGTTTCGGACCGCGTGACCTTCCAGCAGGGCTCTGCGGCGGAATTTCCGGGGCGCGGCTATGATATGGTCGCCATGTTCGACTGCCTTCACGACATGGGCGATCCGGTCGGCGCCGGCCGGCATGTCAAGGAAACGCTTGGGCCGAACGGCACCTGGCTCATCGTCGAGCCCTTTGCCCATGACCATCTCAAGGACAATCTCAATCCGGTCGGCCGCGTCTATTACGGAGCATCGACGATGATCTGCACGCCGGCGTCACTCTCCCAGGAGGTGGGGCTTGGGCTCGGCGCACAGGCGGGAGAAATGAAGCTTCGAAAGGTCGCGCTCGACGCCGGATTCACGCATTTCCGCCGCGCCACGGAAACGCCGTTCAACATGGTGTTCGAGGTGCGGGCCTGA
- a CDS encoding AraC family transcriptional regulator: MLTHVAENAVKSAFFLPAALSAVVSSSCRPGLCPKSAGRPEKDYAFRGKFVLQDLIANGQSMRTVSLPRGRQRLHAMPTSAGYEVRENESYDWDGRRRGQTPFTVLQHTISGSGQLRYQHRNYRLQGGDTLLVLVPHNHRYWLEKGDRWEYFWISMNGEETLRIHQMVLSTAGPVLKLQPSTIDHLADCSLRLVKGATSPGAASAIAYEAAMALYDDVFGSPAFAAELSFMQPVIDHINANLEKALPVSELASIVGLSRAHFSRSFAESEGMPPAEFVLQQRLQRAVKLLTKADFLPVKEVAIMCGFEDPNYFSKVFRRVYGTNPTEFRTTGMYASIGKLR; encoded by the coding sequence ATGCTGACGCATGTGGCTGAAAACGCCGTAAAATCTGCCTTTTTCCTCCCGGCCGCTCTATCGGCCGTGGTCTCTTCCTCTTGTCGGCCGGGATTATGCCCGAAATCGGCAGGGCGACCAGAGAAGGATTATGCTTTCAGGGGTAAATTTGTGCTGCAGGATTTGATCGCCAACGGACAGTCGATGAGGACGGTTTCGCTGCCCCGCGGCCGCCAGCGATTGCACGCCATGCCGACCAGCGCCGGCTACGAAGTGCGCGAGAACGAGAGCTATGACTGGGACGGCCGCCGGCGCGGCCAGACGCCCTTCACCGTGCTGCAGCACACGATCAGCGGCAGCGGCCAGCTGCGCTACCAGCACCGCAACTATCGCCTTCAGGGCGGCGACACGCTGCTCGTTCTGGTGCCGCACAATCATCGCTACTGGCTGGAGAAGGGCGATCGCTGGGAATATTTCTGGATCTCGATGAATGGCGAGGAAACCCTGCGCATCCACCAGATGGTGCTTTCCACCGCCGGCCCGGTGCTGAAGCTGCAGCCCTCGACCATCGACCATCTCGCCGATTGCAGCCTGCGCCTCGTCAAGGGCGCGACGTCGCCGGGTGCTGCCTCGGCGATTGCCTATGAAGCGGCGATGGCGCTTTACGACGATGTCTTCGGCTCGCCGGCCTTTGCCGCCGAGCTCAGCTTCATGCAGCCGGTGATCGACCATATCAACGCCAATCTCGAAAAGGCGCTACCGGTCAGCGAGCTTGCCAGCATCGTCGGCCTCAGCCGCGCGCATTTCTCGCGCAGCTTTGCCGAGAGCGAGGGCATGCCGCCGGCCGAATTCGTGCTGCAGCAACGCCTGCAGCGCGCCGTCAAGCTTCTGACCAAGGCCGACTTCCTGCCGGTCAAGGAAGTCGCCATCATGTGCGGCTTCGAGGACCCCAACTATTTCTCCAAGGTCTTCCGCCGCGTCTACGGCACCAATCCCACCGAATTCCGCACGACGGGCATGTATGCCAGCATCGGAAAACTGAGATAG
- a CDS encoding alpha-glucosidase/alpha-galactosidase → MSFKIAIIGAGSVGFTKKLFTDILCVPEFRDVEFALTDLSEHNLEMIKAILDRVVEANGLPTKVTATTNRRQALEGARYIISCVRVGGLEAYADDIRIPLKYGIDQCVGDTICAGGILYGQRNIPVILDFCKDIREVAEPGAKFLNYANPMAMNTWAAIEYGKVDTVGLCHGVQHGAEQIAEVLGAKSLSELDYICSGINHQTWFIDLRLNGRRIGKDELVAAFEAHPVYSQQEKLRIDVLKRFGVYSTESNGHLSEYLPWYRKRPDEITRWIDMSDWIHGETGGYLRHSTETRNWFETEYPQFLESAAKPIDPAKRSNEHASHILEALETNRVYRGHFNVKNNGVITNLPSDAIIESPGFVDRFGINMVSGVTLPEACAATCIASINVQRMSVHAAISGDIDLLKLAVLHDPLVGAVSTPEEVWQMVDEMVVAEARWLPQYAHAVPAAKERLSKSKVQTRDWAGAARRNVRSIEELRAEKAALKQAV, encoded by the coding sequence ATGAGTTTCAAAATCGCTATCATCGGTGCGGGCAGCGTCGGTTTCACCAAGAAGCTGTTTACCGATATATTGTGCGTTCCCGAGTTTCGCGACGTCGAATTCGCGCTGACGGATCTCAGCGAGCATAATCTGGAAATGATCAAGGCGATCCTCGACCGCGTCGTCGAGGCGAACGGGCTGCCGACGAAGGTGACGGCGACGACCAACCGGCGCCAGGCGCTGGAAGGCGCGCGCTACATCATCAGCTGCGTCCGGGTCGGTGGGCTCGAGGCCTATGCCGATGATATCAGAATCCCGCTGAAGTACGGCATCGACCAGTGCGTCGGCGATACGATCTGTGCCGGCGGCATTCTCTATGGCCAGCGCAACATCCCGGTCATCCTCGACTTCTGCAAGGATATCCGCGAGGTCGCCGAGCCCGGCGCGAAATTCCTGAACTATGCCAACCCGATGGCGATGAACACCTGGGCGGCGATCGAATATGGCAAGGTCGACACCGTCGGTCTCTGCCACGGCGTCCAGCATGGCGCCGAACAGATTGCCGAGGTGCTCGGCGCGAAGTCGCTGAGCGAGCTCGACTATATCTGCTCCGGCATCAACCACCAGACCTGGTTCATCGACCTGCGCCTCAACGGCCGCAGGATCGGCAAGGACGAACTGGTCGCCGCTTTCGAGGCGCATCCGGTCTATTCGCAGCAGGAAAAATTGCGCATCGACGTGCTGAAGCGTTTCGGCGTCTATTCCACCGAAAGCAACGGCCATCTCTCGGAATACCTGCCCTGGTATCGCAAGCGGCCTGACGAGATCACCCGCTGGATCGACATGTCCGACTGGATCCACGGCGAGACCGGCGGCTACCTCCGCCATTCCACCGAAACGCGCAACTGGTTCGAGACGGAATATCCGCAATTCCTGGAATCCGCCGCAAAGCCGATCGATCCCGCCAAGCGCTCGAACGAACATGCAAGCCATATCCTCGAGGCGCTGGAGACGAACCGGGTCTATCGCGGCCATTTCAACGTCAAGAACAATGGCGTCATCACCAACCTGCCGTCCGATGCGATCATCGAATCGCCCGGCTTCGTCGATCGCTTCGGCATCAACATGGTCTCCGGCGTCACCCTGCCGGAAGCCTGTGCGGCCACCTGCATCGCGTCGATCAACGTCCAACGCATGTCGGTGCATGCGGCAATATCGGGTGATATCGACCTCTTGAAGCTTGCCGTGCTGCACGATCCGCTGGTCGGCGCCGTCTCGACGCCGGAAGAGGTCTGGCAGATGGTCGATGAAATGGTCGTTGCCGAGGCGCGCTGGCTGCCGCAATATGCGCATGCCGTGCCGGCCGCCAAGGAGCGGCTGTCGAAATCGAAGGTGCAGACCCGCGACTGGGCGGGGGCCGCACGCCGCAACGTTCGCTCGATCGAGGAGCTGCGCGCGGAAAAGGCGGCGCTGAAACAGGCCGTCTGA